A DNA window from Hordeum vulgare subsp. vulgare chromosome 1H, MorexV3_pseudomolecules_assembly, whole genome shotgun sequence contains the following coding sequences:
- the LOC123408122 gene encoding protein transport protein Sec61 subunit gamma-like codes for MDVVDSVVEPLREFAKDIVRLVKRCHKPDRKEFTKVAARTTVGFVVMGFVGFFVNLIFMPINNIIIGSG; via the exons ATGGACGTCGTCGACTCCGTCGTGGAACCCCTCCGCGAGTTTGCCAAGGACATCGTCCGCCTCGTCAAGCGCTGCCACAAGCCCGACCGCAAGG AGTTCACCAAGGTGGCCGCGCGGACGACGGTCGGGTTCGTCGTCATGGGGTTCGTCGGCTTCTTCGTCAACCTCATCTTCATGcccatcaacaacatcatcatcggcTCGGGCTAG
- the LOC123427090 gene encoding embryogenesis-like protein, which produces MHRNPRVLLRAAAHLLRPSTAAPQPLTNARPPLPLSPRGLILPAQRRAFSTDYGKDVDEVNRKFAEAREEIEAAMDSKETVYFNEEAACARDAAGAALGAFDALLARVPPADADALRRSMGLKMEQLKAELKQLEE; this is translated from the coding sequence ATGCACCGAAACCCTCGCGTCCTCCTCCGCGCCGCCGCCCATCTCCTCCGCCCCTCCACCGCCGCTCCGCAACCCCTGACGAATGCCAGACCTCCCCTGCCGCTTTCTCCGCGGGGCCTCATCCTCCCCGCACAACGCCGCGCCTTCTCGACGGACTACGGCAAGGACGTCGACGAGGTGAACCGCAAGTTCGCCGAAGCGAGGGAGGAGATCGAGGCTGCCATGGACAGCAAGGAGACGGTGTACTTCAACGAGGAGGCCGCCTGCGCGCGCGACGCGGCCGGTGCGGCCCTCGGCGCCTTCGATGCGCTGCTCGCGCGGGTCCCGCCCGCAGATGCCGACGCGCTCCGCCGGTCCATGGGGCTCAAGATGGAGCAGCTCAAGGCCGAGCTCAAGCAGCTCGAGGAGTAG